In one Euleptes europaea isolate rEulEur1 chromosome 12, rEulEur1.hap1, whole genome shotgun sequence genomic region, the following are encoded:
- the LOC130484992 gene encoding olfactory receptor 52P1-like yields the protein MSAFNGSHGTPSSFILLGIPGLEAAYHWLSIPLSSMYAVTLLGNCTILYTVKSHPSLHKPMYIFLCMLALIDLVLSTSTLPKMLCIVWFRAGEIDFNACMIQMFFIHSFSVMESTVLVAMAFDRYVAICNPLRYDSILTNPLLAKIGVVVVLRGSVFITPIIILASRLPYCKTNVIGHTYCEHMAVVKLACSSIVANVVYGLVVALLVVGVDLLCITLSYCMIGRAVLALPSKDARHKAFSTCAAHVVVLLVSYTPALFTILTHRFGHHVAPHVHILLANFYLLFPPMLNPIVYGVKTKEIRDRVIHVVLKRKHLS from the coding sequence ATGTCTGCCTTTAATGGAAGCCATGGCACCCCCTCCTCTTTCATCCTCCTGGGTATCCCGGGCCTGGAAGCGGCCTACCACTGGCTCTCCATCCCTCTTTCATCAATGTACGCTGTGACGCTGCTGGGAAACTGCACCATCTTGTATACTGTCAAAAGCCATCCGAGCCTCCACAAGCCCATGTACATCTTCCTCTGCATGTTGGCCCTCATCGACCTGGTGCTGTCCACCTCCACCCTGCCCAAGATGCTCTGCATCGTCTGGTTCCGAGCTGGGGAAATAGACTTCAACGCCTGCATGATCCAGATGTTCTTCATCCACTCCTTCTCCGTCATGGAGTCGACGGTGCTCGTGGCCATGGCCTTCGACCGTTACGTGGCCATCTGCAACCCCCTGAGGTATGACTCCATCCTAACCAACCCGTTGTTGGCCAAAATTGGCGTGGTGGTGGTCTTGAGGGGCTCGGTCTTCATCACGCCAATTATCATCTTGGCTTCCCGCCTTCCGTACTGCAAGACCAATGTCATCGGCCACACCTACTGCGAGCACATGGCCGTGGTGAAGCTGGCTTGTTCAAGCATCGTGGCCAACGTTGTGTACGGGCTGGTCGTGGCTCTCCTCGTGGTGGGGGTGGACTTGCTGTGCATCACCTTGTCCTACTGCATGATTGGCAGGGCAGTCTTGGCCTTGCCGTCCAAAGATGCCCGCCACAAAGCCTTCAGCACCTGTGCTGCTCACGTGGTGGTCCTCCTGGTGTCCTACACCCCTGCTCTTTTCACCATCTTAACACACCGGTTTGGACACCACGTGGCCCCCCACGTTCACATCCTCCTGGCCAACTTCtacctcctcttccctcccatgCTGAACCCCATCGTGTACGGGGTGAAGACCAAGGAGATCCGTGACCGAGTGATCCACGTGGTCCTGAAGAGAAAGCACCTTTCCTGA
- the LOC130485573 gene encoding olfactory receptor 51G2-like — MPSSNQSLGPPAFFLTGFPGLENSHVWISIPICSMYFVSIAGNCTILFMIKTDQTLHEPMYYFLSMLALSDLGLSSATLPTMLSVLWFNHRWIHFDACLTQMYFIHTFSIIESGILLSMAFDRLVAIRNPLRYTSVLTNEAIVKIGVGVFLRAAFLVFPTAFLLKRLQYGRTNVLSYSFCLHQDILNVVRSDRRTSSIYGLMVVLSSMAVDSVLLIVSYIMILKTVLSIASKVERLRALNTCISHICAVLTFYIPMIGLSMIHRYGKNAPPVVHILMANVYLLVPPLMNPVVYSVKTKQIRTRIIRKFWKDKGSTEAS, encoded by the coding sequence ATGCCCTCCTCCAATCAATCTCTTGGTCCCCCAGCTTTCTTCCTGACAGGATTTCCTGGGCTGGAAAACTCCCATGTCTGGATTTCCATCCCCATCTGCTCCATGTACTTTGTGTCCATCGCTGGGAACTGCACCATCCTCTTCATGATCAAGACAGACCAAACCCTCCACGAGCCCATGTACTATTTCCTCTCCATGCTGGCACTCTCAGACCTGGGCTTATCTTCTGCTACCTTGCCCACCATGCTGAGCGTCCTTTGGTTCAACCACCGCTGGATCCACTTTGACGCCTGCCTGACGCAGATGTACTTCATCCACACCTTCTCCATCATTGAGTCAGGCATTCTACTCTCCATGGCCTTTGACCGCTTAGTGGCCATCCGCAACCCACTGAGGTACACATCAGTCTTGACCAATGAAGCCATTGTcaagattggggtgggggttttCCTCCGGGCCGCCTTCCTTGTCTTCCCAACTGCCTTCCTCCTTAAGAGGCTGCAATATGGAAGAACAAATGTGCTCTCCTATTCATTCTGTTTGCACCAGGATATTCTGAATGTGGTGCGCTCAGACAGAAGAACAAGTAGCATCTATGGCTTGATGGTGGTCCTCTCCTCCATGGCTGTTGACTCTGTATTGCTCATTGTGTCCTATATCATGATCCTCAAAACTGTGCTGAGCATCGCCTCCAAGGTGGAGCGGCTGCGGGCCCTGAACACCTGCATCTCCCACATCTGTGCTGTCCTCACCTTTTATATACCCATGATTGGTCTCTCTATGATCCACCGATATGGGAAAAATGCCCCACCAGTGGTTCACATCCTCATGGCCAACGTCTACCTTTTGGTGCCACCCCTGATGAACCCAGTTGTGTACAgcgtgaaaacaaaacaaatcagaacACGGATCATTAGAAAGTTCTGGAAGGATAAAGGTTCAACGGAAGCCTCTTAG
- the LOC130485186 gene encoding olfactory receptor 52P1 isoform X1, whose protein sequence is MSGVNQSSSFHPSIFFLVGIPGLEAAHIWLSIPLCFIYMVTVLGNCTIVLIIWVEESLHEPMYLFLCMLAVVDLAGSTSVVPKMLCLFWFGSHEIRFEGCLLQMFFIHALSIIESAILLAMAFDRYVAICQPLRYATILTNPAIVKIGCLAVVRGAVLTSPFPILASRLPYCRTNVVPHTYCEHMGIVRLACAGTVVSNLYGLTVALLVVGLDLLFIGVSYAKIILTVLRLPSQEAQAKAFNTCGSHICVIVLAYTPALFSFLTHRFGHNVAPYIHILIGNFYILVPPLCNPIVYGIKTKLIRDKVTERAYQKQPTIFQNKKRVLLGETGKEKLPRYYKNIGLGFKTPKEAIEGTYIDKKCPFTGNVSIRGRILSGVVTKMKMQRTIVIRRDYLHYIRKYNRFEKRHKNMSVHLSPCFRDVQIGDIVTVGECRPLSKTVRFNVLKVTKAAGTKKQFQKF, encoded by the exons ATGTCTGGTGTCAACCAGAGCAGCAGTTTCCACCCTTCAATCTTCTTCCTGGTGGGGATCCCAGGCTTAGAGGCTGCCCACATCTGGCTCTCCATCCCGCTCTGCTTCATCTACATGGTGACCGTGCTGGGGAACTGCACCATCGTGCTGATCATCTGGGTGGAGGAGAGCCTGCACGAGCCCATGTATCTCTTCCTCTGCATGCTGGCTGTGGTGGACCTGGCTGGCTCTACCTCTGTGGTTCCCAAGATGCTCTGCCTCTTCTGGTTTGGCTCCCATGAGATCCGCTTTGAAGGGTGCCTGCTGCAGATGTTCTTCATCCATGCACTCTCCATCATTGAGTCGGCCATACTGTTGGCCATGGCCTTTGACCGCTATGTGGCAATCTGCCAGCCACTACGGTACGCGACCATCCTGACAAACCCGGCCATTGTGAAGATTGGCTGCCTAGCCGTTGTGAGGGGGGCCGTCTTGACCTCTCCATTTCCCATCCTTGCCAGCAGACTCCCCTATTGCCGGACGAACGTGGTCCCTCACACATACTGCGAGCACATGGGTATTGTCCGGTTGGCCTGTGCCGGCACTGTGGTCAGCAACTTGTACGGCCTCACGGTGGCTCTGCTTGTGGTGGGTCTGGATCTACTCTTCATTGGCGTCTCCTATGCCAAAATTATCTTGACTGTGCTGAGGCTGCCGTCGCAAGAAGCCCAAGCCAAGGCCTTCAACACCTGCGGCTCCCACATCTGTGTGATTGTCTTGGCCTACACACCTGccctcttctccttcctcacACACCGCTTCGGCCACAACGTGGCCCCCTACATCCACATCCTCATTGGCAACTTCTACATCCTGGTGCCCCCTCTCTGCAATCCCATCGTGTATGGCATAAAGACCAAACTGATCCGGGACAAGGTG ACCGAGAGGGCTTACCAGAAGCAGCCCACCATCTTCCAGAACAAGAAGCGGGTGCTCTTGGGGGAGACTGGCAAAGAGAAGCTCCCCCGCTACTACAAGAACATTGGCCTGGGCTTCAAGACCCCCAAAGAG GCTATTGAGGGAACTTACATTGACAAGAAATGCCCCTTTACTGGCAACGTGTCCATTCGGGGACGTATTTTGTCAG GCGTGGTCACCAAGATGAAGATGCAGCGTACCATTGTCATCCGGAGGGACTACCTGCATTACATCCGCAAGTACAATCGCTTTGAGAAGCGCCACAAGAACATGTCGGTGCACCTGTCCCCCTGCTTCAG GGATGTGCAGATCGGGGACATTGTGACCGTGGGCGAGTGCCGCCCACTAAGCAAGACTGTCCGCTTCAACGTCCTCAAGGTGACCAAGGCTGCTGGTACCAAGAAGCAGTTCCAGAAGTTCTGA
- the LOC130485572 gene encoding olfactory receptor 52R1-like: MSPLNASWTPSHPSFFLLVGIPGLERVQGWIAIPLGIMYIAATLGNGTILYLVKTEPSLHEPMYLFLAMLALTDLVLSTSTVPKTLAVFWLGSRAIGFHICLAQMFFIHAFSSVESGVLMAMALDRYVAICFPLRHSSILSLPVIMKLGGLILLRGVVLISPFSFLASRLPYCNHRFIAHSYCEHMAVVKLVCGNTRVNVVYGLFVAFIVVGFDVFVIATSYAMILKAVLKLPSSEARLKAFGTCASHICVILSFYIPALFTFLTHRFGHNVPHHVHIMVAILYLLVPPTLNPIVYGVKTKTIRDRVFTMCLISGGQRQLLCHKCLAEHS, from the coding sequence ATGTCTCCTCTGAATGCCAGCTGgaccccctcccacccctccttctttctcttgGTGGGCATCCCTGGATTAGAGCGGGTGCAGGGCTGGATCGCCATCCCTTTGGGAATCATGTACATCGCTGCAACCCTGGGAAATGGCACCATTCTCTACCTCGTCAAGACGGAGCCCAGCCTGCATGAGCCCATGTACCTCTTCCtggccatgctggctctcaccgaCCTGGTCCTCTCCACTTCCACCGTGCCCAAAACGTTGGCTGTTTTCTGGCTGGGCTCCAGAGCCATTGGTTTCCACATCTGCCTGGCCCAGATGTTTTTCATCCACGCTTTCTCTTCTGTTGAATCCGGTGTGCTGATGGCCATGGCCCTGGACCGCTACGTAGCCATCTGCTTCCCGCTCAGGCACTCATCTATCCTTTCCTTGCCAGTGATCATGAAGTTGGGTGGCCTCATCCTGCTGCGTGGAGTGGTCCTCATCAGTCCTTTCTCCTTCCTAGCCAGCAGACTTCCTTACTGCAACCACCGTTTCATTGCTCACTCATACTGTGAGCACATGGCGGTGGTGAAGCTGGTTTGTGGGAATACCCGAGTCAACGTTGTTTACGGCCTCTTCGTGGCTTTCATTGTGGTTGGCTTTGACGTCTTCGTCATCGCCACGTCCTATGCCATGATCCTCAAGGCTGTGTTGAAGCTCCCGTCCAGTGAGGCACGTCTCAAGGCCTTTGGGACCTGTGCCTCTCACATCTGTGTCATCCTCTCCTTCTATATTCCTGCTCTCTTCACATTCCTCACACACCGGTTCGGTCATAATGTTCCCCACCATGTTCATATTATGGTGGCCATACTCTACCTTCTGGTCCCACCCACTCTGAACCCCATTGTGTACGGGGTGAAAACCAAGACCATCAGGGACCGAGTTTTCACTATGTGCCTTATTTCAGGAGGGCAGAGACAGCTTTTATGCCATAAATGTCTGGCAGAGCACAGTTAG
- the LOC130485186 gene encoding 40S ribosomal protein S11 isoform X2, with protein MADTQTERAYQKQPTIFQNKKRVLLGETGKEKLPRYYKNIGLGFKTPKEAIEGTYIDKKCPFTGNVSIRGRILSGVVTKMKMQRTIVIRRDYLHYIRKYNRFEKRHKNMSVHLSPCFRDVQIGDIVTVGECRPLSKTVRFNVLKVTKAAGTKKQFQKF; from the exons ATGGCGGACACGCAG ACCGAGAGGGCTTACCAGAAGCAGCCCACCATCTTCCAGAACAAGAAGCGGGTGCTCTTGGGGGAGACTGGCAAAGAGAAGCTCCCCCGCTACTACAAGAACATTGGCCTGGGCTTCAAGACCCCCAAAGAG GCTATTGAGGGAACTTACATTGACAAGAAATGCCCCTTTACTGGCAACGTGTCCATTCGGGGACGTATTTTGTCAG GCGTGGTCACCAAGATGAAGATGCAGCGTACCATTGTCATCCGGAGGGACTACCTGCATTACATCCGCAAGTACAATCGCTTTGAGAAGCGCCACAAGAACATGTCGGTGCACCTGTCCCCCTGCTTCAG GGATGTGCAGATCGGGGACATTGTGACCGTGGGCGAGTGCCGCCCACTAAGCAAGACTGTCCGCTTCAACGTCCTCAAGGTGACCAAGGCTGCTGGTACCAAGAAGCAGTTCCAGAAGTTCTGA